The window CGGCGGGGGACTACCTGGGCGTGGTCTGGCAGAGGAGGACGGGGGGAAAAAACCACGTGGAAATCGAATGGAGAGACGGTCGCTGGGAGCCTATGGGACGACACGAAGTGGCGTTTCCCAAGATGCTGACCCAGTGGGACATTCTGACTGTCGCCGCGGAACAGGAAGGCAGGAGGGTGGTGCTTCTGCTTTATAGTATGCAAGGGTTCTATGCCAGCCGCACCTCCTTGTACGAATGGCCTTTCCTGGCTTCGGAAGAAAGGATGGCGACGGCGAGGTGAGCCGGTTGATCCAAGGCCTTCTGGGGAGTGGGCCTCAAGCGGCACGCGGAGCGGAGTCTCCCTCGGTCGAGCGACCTTTCGGGCATCGCGTTCCCGTCCGGCTGTGCCTCCTTCTGGCGGGGGTCTTCTTGACGTTTGCCGCGGCGTGTTCGATCCAGGCGGACACCGATGTCGACTTGGGGGCAGCTCTCGTCTCAAGAAAGACGAAGGTAGCGGCACTGGTCTTGCCTTCCCCCGGCTGCCCCTGCTGGACCTGCCGGAAAGTCCCCCGGGCCTACCTCCACCACCTCTTTCTGGCCAACGACCCCACGGGGCTGGTTCTGAACACCCTGCACAGCCTG is drawn from Acidobacteriota bacterium and contains these coding sequences:
- a CDS encoding tRNA-guanine transglycosylase, whose translation is MAFPGFGRKDGDGEVSRLIQGLLGSGPQAARGAESPSVERPFGHRVPVRLCLLLAGVFLTFAAACSIQADTDVDLGAALVSRKTKVAALVLPSPGCPCWTCRKVPRAYLHHLFLANDPTGLVLNTLHSLTCYHRLMARIREALVDGRLSDLAAEAFRRGDEGRFPPQLPRSLPHP